The following proteins are encoded in a genomic region of Xenopus laevis strain J_2021 chromosome 3L, Xenopus_laevis_v10.1, whole genome shotgun sequence:
- the LOC121401086 gene encoding cAMP-dependent protein kinase catalytic subunit alpha-like, whose product MEFVAGGSLRTHLMRSKHFDLQTTKFYAACITLGLEGIHSKDVIHRDLKPGNLLMDQDGYIKIADFGMSKTGIGYGDRTNTMVGSPAYMAPEVVMEEEYSRAVDWWALGVIVYEMLLGTVSSNCHWPAIGGCIKVKYCSLSILIKHSV is encoded by the exons ATGGAGTttgtggcaggaggcagtttaagAACCCACCTGATGAGGAGCAAGCACTTTGATCTACAGACAACCAA GTTCTACGCTGCTTGTATAACGCTTGGTTTAGAAGGAATTCACAGCAAGGACGTCATACACAG agaTTTAAAGCCGGGGAATCTACTAATGGATCAAGACGGCTACATCAAGATCGCCGATTTTGGGATGAGCAAAACTG gCATTGGATATGGAGACCGCACCAACACCATGGTTGGGAGTCCTGCTTATATGGCGCCCGAAGTCGTGATGGAGGAGGAGTACTCAAGAGCCGTCGACTGGTGGGCTCTTGGCGTCATCGTTTATGAGATGCTCCTCGGAACGGTAAGCAGCAATTGCCACTGGCCAGCTATAGGTGGATGTATTAAAGTTAAATACTGTTCTTTATCTATACTCATCAAACACTCTGTATAA
- the LOC121401089 gene encoding serine/threonine-protein kinase N-like translates to MKQELLRDIRKEMRIAAGAQKLYLVTKDRQTKAQVKELRNISERKVKALFSSLHKLNEQLAQREAENSPDAVLETTRDTDVNFPAPEITAPEVQVISDPTIDSSQVSILH, encoded by the exons ATGAAGCAGGAGCTGCTGAGAGACATCCGGAAGGAGATGAGGATAGCAGCAGGGGCGCAAAAGCTGTACCTTGTCACCAAGGACAGACAGACCAAAGCCCAAGTGAAGGAGCTGAGGAACATCAGTGAGAGGAAGGTGAAAGCCCTTTTCTCCTCTCTCCACAAGCTCAATGAGCAGCTAGCTCAGAGGGAAGCAGAGAATTCTCCAG ATGCAGTTCTGGAGACTACAAGGGACACCGATGTCAACTTCCCTGCACCAGAGATCACTGCGCCTGAGGTTCAGGTCATTTCAGACCCCACCATCGATTCATCACAAGTGAGTATTTTACATTGA